CAAGAATGAATCAGAGAACGACTGAGAAGAAGAGCGAtcaaacagcaaacagacagagaggggaaaaaaagaagaggtaGGATTAAAGTCAGTGAACCTGAAAgagtcagagacagaaaaaaagaacaaaggcAGAAATgattaaagagagagaaaaggagggtTTCCTTcactaaagaaaaacacatgagGAAGGATATTGTGTAGGAGGTAGCCGCTGTGACAGAGATTACTTTCCACAcggaggagagagatggagttcaacttttctttgtctcagaAAGTCTGCGGGAAAAGTCCCGCACACTCAAACCGGGCAGATGCAAACATGtaacgtgcacacacacacacaaacacttaccTTTCAGACAGAACATGGCTCTTCATTTATATCTCCATGTATCCACGAGACACAAATACCGgtttctttcctctttcttgccctccttttctttcctctccccctctccctcttcctctacACCGCTCGGTTAAAGCgctcacacacagacgcacGGATCCCGACACATACACTCCTCTCTCCCGGTGCCTCTCTCgccatctccctccctctctgtctcccctcacacacacatgcatgcacacgctCTGAGTGGCAGCTAGCCAACTTCTACACCGCAGGAAACTGCTTCACGACCCCCTCACTCTGCTTCCCCTCTCGCCCTCCCTGCATCTGTGAATGTCTCTGTACCACGCTGACAATCCCCCCATCTCTCCGCCCCATCAGTGTTGAGAGGTAGTGAAGCCCAGCCTCGATCTAAAACTCCTGAAGCTGCTGTCCACCCCATTATTAGTGTCCTTAATGCagatacaaaacacacaagcaTACATTTAGTATGATAATAACTATAAGAAGGATCTATGCTCTTATTAGGgcaggtaaaaataaaaacaaaattacacaaacacacacacacagcgcgaGTCTCATCGTGGATTGTGATTGTAGAGAATCTGGGCAGTCAGCAGTTCAGAGTGAGGCAGGGGGCCCCGGCTTGAGGCCGAACCATTgtgcgctgatcaaatataatcTCTTTAATCCCCACAATTCAACTGTTTGTTATCAGGAGCAGCTACAACCTCGGTGCATCCCAAACCCTCAGGCTGGTCGCTCTGAATTACAGGCAGCGCCACACGGATTGAGAGGCTAAAACACTGACTCGCTCAGAGACGGTGGAAACTTTATCAAATTAAAAGACCATTTGCCTTTGGGTGTTTGGTTCCTACTTCTACCTTGTTCAGCTTTAACAGTAGCAGTTCTTACTTTAGATCACCTCAACTGAGAAAAGAGCGCCAAGAGTTGacaaaaaaatgattatttataAAAGATGCAGAGGTCAAAAGTCACACAGGCGCTAAGAGGAACTTTCAGAAGGCAAgaaagttttctttttcaaaccTTAACAGGGCAGGAAATGAGTAACCTCATCAAAAATACAGCCTTTCAGCTGACATACATGGTGCACGGATGTGCAATGTGTTTGGCAGAGTGTCCGCAGCAGAGCAGGTCAATTATAATCAACATAAGCTGCTACACTGACAACAGCAGCCTCTATTTTTACGTGAAtggtcttttattttttctctgccCACTGCTCTGCGGCCCTCCAGCAGGTACCCACGGTCCGCCCCTCCTATGTGACAAGTCGTATCCATGCCCCATGTATTTCTGCTGTACGTGTCCTTCACTGGGGGCTGGGGCGTGCCAAAATCCGAACACAGTGACGATGATACAGAGTGAATGTGTCGATGTAAAGTTTGGCTAACTCCAGACTGGACAGCTGCATACAAAATGTCATTGATTTCCAATGAGGCTCTGTAATGGCTTTCTCTGACACTGCATAAACAGAGTTGGTTACTGCTTAAAGGCCTGGGGAGGCTTAAAAAGGTAAAAACCACTCAAGCTCCACTTAACAAGCTATAATGGACCAATAAACTGAGCTGGGAAACAGTTTAGCTTATTATGAGCGAGCAGGTTCCTTTCATTAATCAAACACAACATCCACTGATTACACTGATTAGTTAGTCTTAATCAGAGGGACTAACTCGGCCTGCCAGAGCACCTGGTGAGATCCTTTAATTGCAACTAATTAAGGGTAAGTGATGTAATACTTAACTTTTTATCTGCATTCAACTCTGTTGTGGAACCAGTATTCATCATGTATTATAGATTCCTGCATAACAAAGGCAACATGCAGAGTATATCGTGTATCAGCTGTTTTAAACTACATCTGTTATGTTTCAGCACCATCATGTTCACAACACTTGAACCTTTCATGTAAAATGATGGAGTAATTATAGCAATCATGACCAAAATTACTACATCATCTCATCATACAGCATTATAAAGGCTTACAGTGACATTTAAACTACTGTAAACATCAGGTTACACTCCTTTATATGGGTAATTATCAAATGTCATAGTCAGGGGCTTGTTAGGAAGTCTCTTAATCAGGTCTGTTAGTCAGACACTGAAACATACTGCACTGGTTTGTACAGCAAGCAGCTATTTTTGATGGGATATGGcatgtaaacaacaaaacaacaaaatgaaatccaaatatCAGTGTTACAAGTGCAAAAAGAGCAAAGAGGCAGCAGTAAAGTGTGAgtgttgtgtgcatgtgtgtgtgttatgaacATGTTAATCCCACCCCAGTATGGCTCACATGTTATGACACGTCTGCCTCGACCAGATGTCACCAATTACGGCctgactggtgtgtgtgtgtgtgtgtgtgtgagtgtgtgtgtgtgagtgacacgGAGCCCCTCTGTAAGGCTGAGTGCATATAATGAGAAatgccacaaaaacacaaccctGGAAATAATCACCAATTAAAAACTTACACACATCCCTTAACAGACCCACCTAACCCGACAATAAAACCTGACTTCATCAAACCTCCACCTTAATTGGATGCTGCATCGCCCAAATTGGCTTTTACGTTATAACCTTCACCACAAAACCGTTGACTGTGAAGAAAACACTTGAGGTCTGCCTAATCACTGCTCTCACACAGCTTAAGTTGTAAAGTAAGAGAGGTGGAATTCCTTCTCTATTCTTAACAAATCATGTTGAGAACTTATTTATCATATTTGTGCAATTTTAAAAATTCCCTTTTAGCCCCCTTTTATATGAAGGCCAAGGCCGGCTACTGAATTGTGGAGTACTAATGTCTTCTTTATTGAGAAATATTTGGGCAAGTTAGATTACAGTATATAACTAAGTGCATTTCCTTCCACTTACTTTTATGTGCGTTTTCAATTTTGGCATAAAAATACCCAAGTGGAAAAAGCGTAAATtaagagaaaaacagttttatgcTTCACTGAGGTTGAAAAACAGATGCATCAAAGCAAAATGCAACAAAGTGCGACAATGCTGTTAAGTCTGATGTCTTAGCGATGTACACTGCTGTACAATGATCCAAAAAAGAAGCTGTCAGGAACATTTCCGCACTAGACTGCGAAGTAAGGATAGACAGATACATCAGCCAGCCGATATATCGGGCcgatatttgagttttttacTTGTATCGGCATTGGCCGATACGCGCGTGGGTTCGCGGATTTATTTTTCCCTGGCATGATTTACAGACAGGCATCCACGGGCAGCTCTGCGTTGCTGGAAGACCCTGCAGCGCACATGCAGCGAATCCTACTTTGTacagtagttgttgttttatttatgcttcagcttaaatatttgtttattttataaagacattactggaagatttaagagcactgaactcttttttttatttgaatgtataataataataataataataatattctacCTGTTCTACCTCAACTTTCCAtcttgttttagtattttttactgttcaataaatgtttcttattttaaacttgagacctgtaatatttgttatcattgtgtcatttttttgatGTAAATTGAGGGAGCAAAAGCAGTATCGGCCCCAAATATCGGCTCAAGAAAATCGGCAGTCCATAATCGGTCATCGGCTAagggtgatggaaaaaaatcggtatcggcatcggccctaaaaaatccatatcggtctATCCCTACTGCGAAGCAACTAGCGCTGACACCCTCTGGTCAGTTGGTCGATTGGCTGCTCTTGTCCAACCAAATTCTCGTTGGTTGAACAATCGCTGGTGTTATTTTCATGAGGCCATGTGTCcacaaaagtatttttttcctgGCTGAAAACATCAGGTGCTTATCTGAAAATGCTTAGGTGCTTTGGAGGCGCAGCGTTTCTTTAGCTGAGAAACTTtggtctggttgctatgatacagaacatccacaaaagtaaaaatgttggcacaaGGTAGTGCCCTAGCTAACGCCCTTTCCCTGGATGACGGAAAGGCCGATCTGTGTGGCCAGCAGTATTTATTTCCCTTCCATTGCTGTTGTTAACGGTGCGTCTTTGTGTTATTCTTCTGCCCCTCCTTAACTTTGATTTGACAGCTggataaaaacagacagtgacGGGTGCAGCGTTTTATCCAAAGCTGAACATTTTCTTAACTCTTcgcaaccagaaaaaaaaaaaagcaccaaacGTGCAGCTTCGACTGCAGAATAGACGCCCAGCGCCTCATCACGCTGCTGGCATTTATAGCATAGCATCATAATGTTGTGCTCCCATTGCAATTTAAGAAATAGGCTGGCCCTAAGCAAAAACGTGCAAGAGGACCCAATGCTACCAGGTAAGAGaaccggggctgaaaaatgaggacaatgaggaagtgccaaaaactgcagttcctcactTTGAAACTGGCTCCAAAtgagagtcaatccccatagactctcatgttaaaatgcccaactttacataAAATTCAACTGTTTATattgaaatataaatattatatacataCAGACTGTCTGCTAGGTATCACCACAGCCTATgaatcagatccaccccttgctcctccacagcgccactCTCTCATCCAAACATGGTCATTTCTTGctccaaaaacccaagatggcgACGCATTTATTGCTGAagtcaaggcttcaaaacagtagtccacaaagcaatgggtgacatcatggtggtcTCATCCATAATTTTGCTATAACCACGGTCTAGAGATAACATGAAAACTAATACACTGGTTAAAGAGAAATTAGAATTTCAgtcaaccaagattttctttggctGACTCCAGCCCTAGTGGCAGCAGGTCTTCTGGGTAAATGGCAGTCTTGTACTGTAACTACAGGATATAAAGACTGCATTCAGAGACATTCCAGCTGACCACTGTTGTCTTTCTCCAGAATACAGTCTTTGTCCACGAATAAACACTATGATAAGGCCTGGACGGTGTCAGAGGCCCCGAATCAGACAATATCTTGTCTTAAACATCAGTCTGTGACTCAATGTGCTGCACATCTTCTATcataaaacacaacatgttgTTACTGTCTGCCGTGAGCTCTACGTCAGTgcaagataaaacaaaaatgacatgcagaTAGGACCTAAGCTTGTTGTAGCAAACATAATACTTATGGCAGCACGATCAGATAGACATGTGATGAGAGGGTACCTGGAATTTGAAAAATCTGAGCCAACCAGACCTCTCAGTTGAAACAGATTTATCAGTTATCAGTGGTAATAAACAGTAAATCTACGTATGAGAAAAAAGACATGATTGGATTTGTACTAAAGGTGACTGAAAGAGATCATCTGCTTTCATATGACATCACTACAGCTCCTGTATATGTGGATTATAATCCCTCACCTCTGGACTGCGCTGAGACAACATCAGTGCATCCTATCAGCATAAGCCCTCAACCTCTATCCCCTTACAAACCGAAATCATGTTCACAACATAATCACTTGTTTTTCCTCTAACTCCCCTTCTCATCGTCGAGACAGGGCATTCCTGGATTAGATCCCATGATACAAAAGGTAATAGGATATATTCAATGGGATACAAAAAAAGGTGGGTGATGACGCGAGCCAGAGATTTGGTTTTTAGTGGGGAAATAGAAGTTAATGCGATTTAACAGGCTAAAACTCGACTGCGAGATGCAGCAGGCTTTGTCGGGGTTTTCAGCATACAGTAGGTCTGATCTGGGATCAGCTAACAGAGACGTAAAAAGGAGGTTATGTGGgtcagataaaaaaacaactatgaCTTACCTGAAAATTGCCGTATCATTGTCAGCACAtaggagagaaagacaaagaaaaagtgATTAGaaacagtttaaagtttaattcatttgGCACATCTGTCCTTtaagtttgtgtgcatgtgtggtgtGTGTAAACGTATATTTCTGTGTACAGCAGGAGTGTGTATACGCCCTGGGCCATGAGCCACATCACCAGATTTCCATGTCTGTCTTTTAATGAGGCCTTGCTGGTTTATACATCACATCACCCCCCTAGAGCGAATTATCATCTGCTAATCTGGATTTACACATGGACTACATAATCGTGATGAGTGTGTatcgctctgtgtgtgtatccatccCTTTACTAGTTCAAAcccctttaaaaaaagactgtctAAAGAGTTTGGTCTCTTCCGAACTCTTAAAGTCCAATACACATCTCACACAGACAGATAACACCTAATAGGTCTTTTCATGCCACTTAAATTCATCAACAGCTCATTAATGCCACTTTATAATGCAAGACCCAATTCTGGTTGTGGCCCACACACCGCTGTTGTGCCAAGGTGTGGTAAATATTTAGGTTAATATCTCCTTGCCCTACATGTGTAAATGAAGATCAAAAACCACAGTGACATAGTGTAgatatataaaaacacatcacacacaaaatTCTGCTAAATCCCTCAATCTCCCTGCATGTTAACACGGAGCACTCCAACATGCCAACAACGGATCTCTAAATGAATTAGTCAGAGTCATCAGGTTCATTTCATATGGCGGCTTCCTGTACACAACACATAAACAGCATACCCTGCAAGACGCAGTGAAGTAATCATGTAAAGCTCAGATCCTCAGCTGCCAGACAAGGATTCAGGCTCCCATCTATTCCATCTATTTCTTGGCATGGCCTTCCAGAGCAGCCACCATGCCTGCCCGTCGATTGATTAAGACACACAGCCACATAGGGGAGATCAATACGTTTGATCAAGGAGATTGATCGAGTGTTTATCTGTGTGACAGAgcaagaaagagacagagtaaAGGAAACAGTGGGAGGAGGCTGAGATAAAGCAGCAGTGATAATACAATCACCTCTTTTTCGCCGTTACTTATCTGTTGCCACCTACAGGCTTCTGGCCTCAAGGCCCAGACACaacaaaccaacatcaaagaacgtGCAGCaacaaaggctgactgttgcgtTGCCTTTGTCTggtccaaaaagttgcacttgaacaaaCCAGAAATACTACAGCCAACTGCCAACGAGCACGTACGTTCTACACCTGCGTGgcaggaaataactctccataccagcaggtgatagcagtctgtattcgtcattcaaaaagggagaCTGAAAGAGCAAAGACAGCTGATTACAACTCGCAGTTGTGTAACGTACATGAATAAAGGAGCGTTTTTCACACCACTCTTGCTCACCACTTGGTCTTCAGTTGCTTCATTGTAGACGGCCATGTCATCGTTAAAATATTTGTGTATTGAATGATCAGAAGAGATGAAGATGACCAATTGGAAGAGCCTTCTGTGTGTGCCCTCTTGACTTCATTCGTTTGCTTGCTTTCCTTGCTtcagtttctcttctcgtgcactcATTTACTTAAACAGCTAATCAGAGTGATTACTCTCGCCCTGCCAGTGATTCTACATGCTCAATCAGCTGAACAGCCGCCGACAATGGCCGACTACGTGCCAATGGTAAAAACTAGAGCCACAGACGTCCACCGACGGCCCGACATTGACCGACTGTTGATCTGGTGTAAGATCATGGTTTTTTCTCTGCCTTGCATCAGAGAAGAGATGAGTCCCAGTTCTACCATACATATTTACGTAAGCAGGTTTTGAGAATGCAGTATATATTTTTGTGGGAGCTGTTGATAGGCACTGTTGTCCTACAGCTCATTGCACAAACAAAACTGAGGAGGTGCTCACAGCAGGTAAAAGTAAAACGTATGATGGGTGGTGGTGGAACAGTTCCAGGAACAtctcataaaacaaaaaagtgtttaACTGTTGGAGCATCTTGATGGTCTAGAGGTTCAAAATACACGCCATATAACTGTAATGTCCCAGGGTTACTTTGGTGCATGTCACACCCCTCCCTGCCTCTCCACCCATGTTGCTAATGTAATAACGTAATAAAGGCTTACTAAGATTTATTGCTTGGAAAACAATTTGCAAATCATCATTTTCCACAAGTATAGATTGGATTTTGTATACTAACTGCACAAACAATTGACTATGAAAAACTGTTTATAGTACATACTGCAATTTTCTTACTTGAGGAATAAAAAAGTAAGTCACATAATACACCAGATATTTGGCTCTATGAAATGCTAcgcaaaacaagacaaacaaatttCGTTACTTTAGTTGTCCTGTTCATAATTTCTCTGCTCCCTTTCACAACCCAGTGTTTTTAATCCACCTTAGGTCAGGACAGCCAATAGCAGCTTGTGTACCAGACGGCTCTCTTACACATGATTGGTTCAGCCTTGTCCCAATAGCAAAGTCAAACTGAACCACACCGGGAAGCACTCAATCGCACACCCGTTCCCTTGGCAACCGAGGCAAACACCCAACCATTCAAGCTGGAGGCTGCGTCAAAATTGCAGGTTCTGGAGCCACAGGCGCTCATTTTAGGGCTATATTTACACACAGGCACGGTGCGCGGCTGCCCATGTGCCTTGTAATGGGCGCTGGCAGTCGTGAGGAGGCAAGATCCAGAGGTTATAAATATCTACGTTTCAAACTAGAGAGGTATTCTTATGAGACGTTTCCGCTGTGTGGTGTGCAGCGTGCACACGTACAgcatgtgtgtatatctgtgtgtgagCTATGGATGGAATAGTTTTATATTGACCTGTCTCTGACACTGTCTCTGGTCTAGAATTATCTATAAAAAGATATAGTCTGTgtatgacagagagagagagagagagagagagagagaaaaaagagggcGTGTGAGGTAGAAAAAAGCTCAGTAGGAGAAAGCAAGGCTCTGAAAAACAAATCCTCTGGTGCATTCACTTCCACTACAATCCCTGCTGATAGCTAATACAACAAAATCAATAAACACTCCCTTTTCCTTTCCTCTAAGACTTAACAAGTATACGGTCAATTACCATGGACTGGAATTGACCAATCTGAATCTGCTTCCTGACTCTAACAAATAATCGTTTGAGAAAATCAAATCTATCAGAGTAGTAAAGTAACAATGATCACCACTGAAGGACGACACAATGAGATGTGTCAAACAATTCATGTTAGATAGAAGTGCTTTCCTAAGCACTAGAGCTAATCACCACCCCTGATTTTAAGTGTTGGGGCCTGAGTCATCTCAAGCTTGTATTTATTGAATCTCCATGGTGTTCTGTTTTTGAAGCTTTAAAAGTTTAACAACATATAAACCGGCCTGAAGAACTGAGACAcggaaaatattttcaaaagatttaaaaacatcaacgCCTATTTCACTCCAACTCTTATAATGTGGTAAACATCTAAAGCCTTGGTTTTAATGATGACATTCCAAAATGGTGAACGCAGCTTCTCCCCTTTGACTTTGAGAAAAAATGCGAGGACCTCAAACCATCCCAGCCATGTGCCGCCCTGAGCTGTTTTAGGATGGGGCAGGTTCAGAGGTGATTGAGTGACCAGCGAGGATTGAGACATGCAGTGAACGGCAACAACAGCAACGAGCTCCACATTCCTGTGAGGCTACAAAATGGCAACTTTTGCTTAAAAGGGAGagtccaccccaaaatcaaaaatatacatTTCCCTCTTACCTTCAGTGAGATTTATCAGtgtagattattttggtgtgagttgctgagtgtttgagatatcagctgtagagatgtctgccttctgtctAATAAATAGaagtagatggcactctgcttgtggtgctaagaaagacatttggaaaactcaacagcaatgtccctTTCCAGAAACCAAGACTcgcttactcaagataatccacagacattgctgtgagcagtttcatgtagggaaCAATTTTCTTCCTACTGAACTACATCCACCAAACCGCATCTCCACGCAGAAGAAAGCATACAGCTaatcatggacgagaggcttgtaaCTCCTCGACTGAGCAGTGATGTTCAATTATCAGTCAATCAAGCTAGCTTAGTGGCAGCAGTAGTAGACACTTCCGTCTGTGCGGTGATACAGTTGActggtgtagtttggtaaaagACAACAGTTTCTGCATGagactgttcacaacaaggtctgtggattatcttgagtaactggcttatgatttctgaaaagagacattgctgttggtCTTCTGGGCACTTTAaacaccacaagccgagtggcATCTAGTTCTATAATAccggagagaaggcagacatctctatggttGATATCTCCAATGCTCAACAACTCttaccaaaataatctagattgataaacagcactacaggtaagaggaaaaacatgtgcGATGCATTGTGCATATGGACATGGACACTAGGGATGTAACGCTACACTGATCTGGATCAATATATTGATTCAATTATCAGCAATCCAATATccttgatgcaaagtgaaaacatcaatatatATCGTCATGTTTAAGATCTGCCTTTGTTCTAAAATTGCCATGGCAAGTCTGCATCACCATTTTCGTCCAAGCAAACCTCCTTCGTAAACATTCAAACAGCGCTAGCTGCCTAGTGCCAGTCAGACAATGGTAGGCaaccaagaaaaagacaatgaagatatttactgatatcttTGCATATTGATCGCAGGCGCCTGCATTGAAGTGAACTGAATCAAAATAGTATGACCTTGTGATGTGAGCAAATATCTTAAAATTGTCCACGGAATTGATAAAGTATTgatgatgaaacttgtgatttacacctcTTAATGGacacatgttaacatgtagGAGGCCATGTTATGTACCATAAGAAAACTTCTATTTAATGtgctttttttgcttttttttttaaatttatcatCAGTATATTATTGTCACTTATTTCCTTATATTGTATATGCTTTTGTTTGATTATGTTCAATGcatgtatatgtatttttttattactttttttgggGTCTCTACATATGTTAAATAAtcctcaaaaatgcaaaaaacaatttaaaaaaaaacaacttttttgcCAGTGTCCACACGTCAATGTCTgatttttttgcattaaaaagtaGACACCTCCTGCAGTAATTTTAAGTATGATTACAGTGACTGATGATTATGGATGTCAAACTAGCCCTCGCTGTCTTTGCTGATTTGAGTCCAGCTGAAACAGACCCGTCACTGCAGCTGGAGGTGACAGCAGTATGGGTCAGAGTTAATGAATAAAGTCGTGAGACTAAAGTGCAGCATCGGtgtctttttccattttcaggTAGAGGTACAGCTCCAGTTACAACTGTTGTCCCCAAAGTCTTACTGACACCACTGactaaatacacacatacacacacacacaactaatGAACTGATAAATAAGTAATGAGCCTAATCAGGAAACATAATATCCCAGAGGTACTGAGAGAAAGATAAATGGCATTCTTACCTCAGTCAAGACAATATCCAGATATAAACTAGTGATGAAGAAAACGCATTATTCTACATTATCACTCAGTCTGAGTGATGAACTCTGCAagcctccacatacacacactccctgGCACCGAACCCTGCACTCACATCGCCACCAGCCTGTGACATCACCCTGCCCGTGACATCACCTGCATCCGGCCAGAAGCATCGTTGTTTACCTATCGCGCACACAAAGTGCCCTTTGACCCCCTAACAGTCCCAGTGATCACAGATTACTCCTGTTCGCTCTTTATAGTAACCAGGAAGTGCCAGGAAGTGGAGACGGAGAACAAGGGGCCATAAAAAGACAGTGACCCACTTCTTGCTATGCTTGTGCAAGGAAACAAGTCATTCACTCGCTTCCTGGTTGAGTGTGAGAACAACAATCCATTCGAAGGAGCTCGGAGCATTGTGACAAGCTGTGATGCAGCCAAGACAAACAtaccatgtgtttttttgcatctACTGAAAGAcgcacaacaaacaaacacaatatcCAACGACAAAGTTTGTGTCGTCATTGCTTTCACCCCTCTCACCTATTTTGTGTTGAGGCTGATACACCCAGTTATCATCGTCATCATCCTCGTCTCCGTCCGCTGCATGCAGGTGAGTGTGCGAGTATGATTGGCGGTTGTGGACGGAGTGGAGCTCATTCTGGCTGTGGAAGATGCGTCTGCTCTGGCGCGAGAGGGTGGACACGCTCAGCCAGCTGAGAGCGCGGGACAGGCCCGCAGGTTTCTCCTTGCGAAAGGAAGCTGACCTCCTTTCCCCTCTCATCCTCAATTTCGATAAAGCAAGTCCGAGATGCGAGGGTGTGTGTCTTTAAAACCACCTGGGGAAATAATCCTCAGATGTTGCGCTGGATGGCAGATATTCACTCTTAGTCCTGATCATGAGATTCCAAACATTTCTGAATGCAGCATCCAGGTCTGCACACGAAAATGCTTCAAACTATTCGGATTCCATGTCAAGTATTAAATTAGTTCCAGGAGGACGTTCAGCTATAACCCAGTTTTCCTCCACTTTGGTTGCACAGTTCCACATCGTGGCTCTGACCCGGACAGCCTCAACTTCCAGCCCCTTTCTCCTTCAATTAATCTCTGTGTCATAAGCCAAAAGCCAGACTTAAATcatctcttttcctttcttctcgTCCTTTGTGTTTAAAAGACTCCGGGCGTGATTCCCAAACCCAAAAGGGATAATTAGGCAATCCAGCAATCTGGAAAATCACCGCCCCTCTACAGCACAcactcagatacacacacttGGCTGTAATATTCCTCTGTGGTGCATGACGGGGTGGAGAGAGGTTTCCAAAT
The sequence above is drawn from the Epinephelus moara isolate mb chromosome 12, YSFRI_EMoa_1.0, whole genome shotgun sequence genome and encodes:
- the LOC126398779 gene encoding NHS-like protein 1, which gives rise to MRGERRSASFRKEKPAGLSRALSWLSVSTLSRQSRRIFHSQNELHSVHNRQSYSHTHLHAADGDEDDDDDNWVYQPQHKIDKHSINLLDQTY